Proteins encoded in a region of the Mucispirillum schaedleri ASF457 genome:
- a CDS encoding Lnb N-terminal periplasmic domain-containing protein, translated as MPSLFSMKYKIFPLFIFIFIIFLLPVFSQAEPSQYGKIIAEKALNEKIYDERMWYVLMEYKKPAGRKLRSLVDDEKFFLAENGKYSPKDELEATILALFDNDLSKNDDNSHPVCVFAGRREWLVERLDIDRNKLPEKSCTKYNEFKKKMDPASVTVIFPFMYLKNPASMFGHTMLRINNSSNDSLTSYSVTFAADMPEDVNGIEYVTLGLFGGYFGYFTIKEYYKTIFEYGNMENRDIWEYDLNLTKDETIKLFNHLWEMQGIGSDYYFFDENCSYNMLMLLESARPDLYLSTSILWEAPTDTIKKIKKSGLIDNKKYRPSHIKILEIYSKGLPNKAVTLAQDVAKGKKTIDDINNSNYSVEEKAAIYDLAIEAMRFNFLQKEYLTEQIVKEYQAATINILANRAKLGVVSHKKIDEPGSPDEGHNITRISIGVGAENFKDFYTEAGFKLGFHDLDDIDKGFIQNSQLSVLDVNVRWNTRTNEVTVPEAALLKFSSYSPVSRMTKSLSWKIEAAGEERDYKNGSFFTPYIRGGVGVTFAGGGFSSWIMADVDLAFSEGYNPYWTGLGFGGDIGLMYSFIGGKFLARGYYRYFVLDNLGAEFGGSFGYTIPVTQNNSIEIKYAYKNHWEIENHDIGLSWRFYF; from the coding sequence ATGCCCTCTTTATTTTCTATGAAATATAAGATATTTCCACTATTTATTTTTATATTTATTATCTTTTTACTTCCAGTATTTTCTCAAGCAGAGCCAAGCCAGTATGGTAAAATAATTGCTGAAAAAGCATTAAATGAAAAAATATATGATGAAAGAATGTGGTATGTGCTTATGGAGTATAAAAAGCCAGCAGGCAGAAAGCTGAGAAGCCTTGTAGATGATGAGAAATTTTTTTTAGCAGAAAATGGTAAATATTCGCCAAAAGATGAGCTTGAAGCTACTATACTTGCTTTATTTGATAATGATTTATCAAAAAATGATGATAACAGCCATCCAGTATGTGTTTTTGCAGGCAGACGGGAATGGTTAGTGGAAAGGCTTGATATAGATAGAAATAAACTGCCTGAAAAATCATGCACTAAATATAATGAATTTAAAAAAAAGATGGACCCTGCAAGTGTAACAGTAATATTTCCATTTATGTATCTTAAAAACCCTGCCAGTATGTTTGGGCATACTATGCTTAGAATAAATAATTCCAGTAATGACTCGCTTACTTCTTACAGTGTAACTTTTGCAGCTGATATGCCAGAAGATGTTAATGGAATAGAATATGTTACACTAGGCTTATTTGGGGGTTATTTTGGCTATTTTACCATTAAAGAATATTACAAAACTATATTTGAATATGGCAATATGGAAAACAGAGATATTTGGGAATATGATTTAAACCTTACAAAAGATGAAACAATAAAACTTTTTAATCATTTATGGGAAATGCAGGGTATAGGCAGTGATTACTATTTTTTTGATGAAAACTGCTCATATAATATGCTTATGCTTCTAGAATCTGCCAGACCTGATTTATATTTGTCAACAAGTATATTATGGGAAGCTCCAACAGATACTATAAAAAAAATCAAAAAAAGCGGTTTGATAGATAATAAAAAATACAGACCATCCCATATAAAAATATTAGAAATATACTCTAAAGGACTGCCGAATAAAGCAGTTACACTTGCTCAGGATGTAGCAAAAGGCAAAAAAACTATTGATGATATTAATAACAGTAATTATTCAGTAGAAGAAAAAGCCGCTATATATGATTTAGCAATAGAGGCTATGCGGTTTAATTTTCTGCAAAAGGAATATCTTACAGAACAGATAGTTAAAGAGTATCAGGCAGCTACAATCAATATACTTGCAAACAGGGCAAAACTTGGGGTAGTAAGCCATAAAAAAATAGATGAGCCCGGCTCTCCTGATGAAGGTCATAATATTACACGAATAAGTATTGGAGTGGGTGCAGAAAATTTTAAAGATTTTTATACTGAAGCAGGATTTAAATTAGGTTTTCATGATTTAGATGATATAGATAAAGGGTTTATCCAAAACAGTCAGCTTTCTGTTTTAGATGTAAATGTCAGGTGGAATACTCGCACAAATGAAGTAACTGTGCCTGAAGCAGCATTATTAAAGTTTTCGTCATATTCTCCTGTAAGCCGTATGACAAAATCGCTTTCTTGGAAGATAGAAGCAGCAGGAGAAGAAAGGGACTATAAAAATGGCAGTTTTTTTACTCCATATATAAGGGGCGGTGTTGGAGTTACTTTTGCAGGTGGCGGCTTTTCATCTTGGATTATGGCTGATGTGGATTTAGCTTTTTCTGAAGGGTATAATCCTTATTGGACAGGGCTTGGGTTTGGCGGCGATATTGGCTTAATGTATAGTTTTATTGGTGGTAAATTTTTAGCTCGCGGCTATTACAGATATTTTGTATTAGATAACCTTGGAGCAGAATTTGGCGGCAGTTTTGGATATACTATTCCTGTAACACAAAATAATTCAATAGAGATAAAATATGCTTATAAAAATCACTGGGAAATAGAAAACCATGATATAGGACTATCATGGCGTTTCTATTTTTAA
- a CDS encoding DUF3015 family protein: MKKVFLVLLIVCIMAPAAFAGTLRNNAGCGIGTLLFETVGKPNGGWLLQMTASWTNSTLSNTFSMTTGTVGCQGKINKVVSTEVYEFVTDNMDNLAKDIAMGHGDTINSLGTMLAVKDIDAFANKLQANFSDIFPNADVQSDSVANKIVALS, encoded by the coding sequence ATGAAAAAAGTTTTTTTAGTATTACTCATTGTATGTATAATGGCACCAGCTGCATTTGCAGGTACACTTAGAAATAATGCTGGTTGTGGTATCGGAACATTATTATTTGAAACTGTTGGTAAACCTAACGGTGGCTGGTTACTTCAAATGACAGCTTCTTGGACTAACTCAACATTATCAAATACTTTCTCTATGACTACTGGAACAGTTGGTTGTCAAGGTAAAATCAATAAAGTAGTCAGCACAGAAGTCTATGAATTTGTTACTGATAATATGGATAATCTTGCTAAAGATATAGCTATGGGGCACGGGGACACTATTAATTCTTTAGGCACTATGCTTGCTGTTAAAGATATAGATGCTTTCGCAAACAAATTACAGGCTAATTTCAGCGATATTTTCCCTAATGCAGATGTTCAATCTGATTCAGTTGCTAATAAAATTGTAGCACTCAGCTAA
- a CDS encoding alpha/beta hydrolase, whose protein sequence is MNKIKTILLITVLLLLAGCEKYFFFPKQQLFYMPETCANNPENILVDTNDGKLLHGWYFKTKVKNPKGTIFFLHGNSNNISTESVAVMWLVDKGYNLLTFDYRGYGISQGKPDIKGVLQDGLEYTEAVFKDDKIDKRNMVLYGQSLGGAVAAHIARYSPYADKFKVLVLESTFTSWRSIAKEVAASNFFTYIWQYAVTWSIPKEYSSLDNLKSSKIKNTIIIHSKADKLVKFNNGEALYKIAKEPKMLLKDDFSNHAQIISNPRIRKEFLNALDLYLK, encoded by the coding sequence ATGAATAAAATAAAAACTATATTATTAATTACAGTTTTATTATTACTTGCAGGCTGTGAAAAATATTTTTTCTTTCCTAAACAGCAGCTTTTTTATATGCCTGAAACATGTGCAAATAATCCTGAAAATATTCTTGTAGACACTAACGACGGTAAGCTTCTGCATGGCTGGTATTTTAAAACAAAAGTAAAAAATCCTAAAGGCACAATATTTTTTCTTCATGGTAATTCAAATAATATAAGCACAGAAAGCGTGGCTGTGATGTGGCTTGTAGATAAAGGCTATAATTTATTGACTTTTGATTACAGGGGGTATGGTATATCTCAAGGCAAGCCTGATATAAAAGGTGTTTTGCAGGATGGTTTAGAATATACAGAAGCAGTATTTAAAGATGATAAAATAGATAAAAGAAATATGGTGCTTTATGGTCAGAGTTTAGGCGGAGCAGTTGCTGCCCATATTGCAAGATATTCCCCTTATGCTGATAAATTTAAAGTACTTGTTTTAGAATCCACCTTTACTTCATGGCGGAGTATTGCAAAAGAAGTGGCAGCCAGCAATTTTTTTACATATATATGGCAGTATGCTGTCACATGGAGCATACCAAAAGAATATTCTTCACTTGATAATTTAAAGAGCAGTAAAATAAAAAATACTATTATTATACATTCAAAAGCAGATAAGCTTGTGAAGTTTAATAATGGAGAGGCACTATATAAAATAGCAAAAGAGCCAAAAATGCTGCTGAAAGATGATTTTTCTAATCATGCACAGATTATCAGCAACCCGCGGATAAGAAAAGAATTTTTAAATGCTCTTGATTTATATTTAAAGTAA